The genome window GTTACTTCGTGGGGGAGTTGATCGGCTACACCGAGCAGGACCGGATCTGTGTGCCCGTGCCCTTCTACCACTGCTTCGGCATGGTGATGGGCAACCTGGCCGCCACCTCGCACGGCGCGTGCGTCGTCATCCCCGCCCCGTCCTTCGACCCGAAGGCCACCCTGGATGCCGTCCAGCAGGAGCGCTGCACCTCCCTGTACGGCGTACCGACCATGTTCATCGCGGAGTTGAACCTCCCCGGCTTCGCCGCGTACGACCTCTCCTCCCTGCGCACCGGCATCATGGCGGGCTCGCCCTGCCCGGTGGAGGTGATGAAACGCGTGGTCGCCGAGATGCACATGACCGAGGTCTCGATCTGTTACGGCATGACGGAGACCTCGCCCGTCTCCACCCAGACCCGGCGCGACGACGACCTGGAACACCGCACCGGCACCGTCGGCCGGGTGCTTCCGCACATCGAGGTGAAGGTCGTCGACCCGGCGAGCGGAGCGACGCAACCACGGGGCACGGCGGGGGAGTTGTGCACCCGTGGCTACAGCGTGATGCTCGGCTACTGGGAGGAGCCGGAGAAGACCGCCGAGGCCGTCGACGCCGGGCGGTGGATGCACACCGGGGATCTGGCGGTGATGCGCGAGGACGGGTACGTCGAGATCGTCGGCCGGATCAAGGACATGATCATCAGGGGTGGGGAGAACATCTACCCGCGCGAGATCGAGGAGTTCCTGTACGGCCACCCGAAGATCGCCGATGTCCAGGTGGTCGGAGTGCCCCACGAGCGGTACGGCGAGGAGGTCCTC of Streptomyces phaeolivaceus contains these proteins:
- a CDS encoding AMP-binding protein; this translates as MSLPSYTHGTGTTPLLGDTIGADLDRAVAAWPDREALVDMPSGRRWTYARFAADVDELAYALLASGVGKGDRVGIWAVNCPEWVLVQYATARIGAVMVNINPAYRTHEVEYVLNQAGVSLLFASLSHRTSDYRAMVEEVRSRCPQLREAVYIGDPSWDALVARGTPVPFGELSCDDPINIQYTSGTTGFPKGATLSHHNILNNGYFVGELIGYTEQDRICVPVPFYHCFGMVMGNLAATSHGACVVIPAPSFDPKATLDAVQQERCTSLYGVPTMFIAELNLPGFAAYDLSSLRTGIMAGSPCPVEVMKRVVAEMHMTEVSICYGMTETSPVSTQTRRDDDLEHRTGTVGRVLPHIEVKVVDPASGATQPRGTAGELCTRGYSVMLGYWEEPEKTAEAVDAGRWMHTGDLAVMREDGYVEIVGRIKDMIIRGGENIYPREIEEFLYGHPKIADVQVVGVPHERYGEEVLACVIPRETETAEPLTLEELRAYCDGRLAHYKIPSALRLLDAFPMTVSGKVRKIELRERYATG